One segment of Thermodesulfovibrio sp. 3907-1M DNA contains the following:
- a CDS encoding HyaD/HybD family hydrogenase maturation endopeptidase, whose amino-acid sequence MEIGIIGIGNILLRDEGVGPKVIEILRKNYKFEPEIEIIDGGTLGLELLPYIEKYKKVLLIDIVDFHKEPGYIGILKGQEIPPYLKTKLSLHHVGVQDLLEIARLMGIMPEELVLVGIQPEVIDVGLDLSETIAGKIGELVGVVLEILKNWGVRCVLQCHQE is encoded by the coding sequence ATGGAAATTGGTATAATCGGAATAGGCAATATTCTCTTAAGGGATGAAGGAGTTGGTCCAAAAGTCATTGAAATACTTAGGAAAAATTATAAGTTTGAACCCGAGATTGAAATAATTGATGGTGGGACACTGGGGCTTGAACTTCTTCCATACATTGAAAAGTATAAAAAAGTTCTTTTGATAGACATAGTTGATTTTCATAAAGAACCAGGATATATAGGCATTTTAAAAGGACAAGAGATCCCTCCGTATTTAAAAACGAAGCTTTCTCTTCATCATGTGGGAGTGCAGGATCTCCTTGAGATTGCGAGGCTTATGGGTATAATGCCAGAGGAGCTCGTTCTGGTTGGTATTCAGCCTGAGGTTATAGATGTTGGACTTGACCTTTCAGAGACAATAGCTGGTAAAATAGGTGAGTTAGTAGGTGTAGTTTTAGAGATTTTAAAAAACTGGGGGGTAAGATGTGTCTTGCAGTGCCATCAAGAATAG
- a CDS encoding HypC/HybG/HupF family hydrogenase formation chaperone — MCLAVPSRIVEIEGFTATVDVMGLRKQVSLMLLPEEPKIGDYVLVHAGFAINKMEPAEAEEALKIFEKIFKEMEEQEKAWQTEA; from the coding sequence ATGTGTCTTGCAGTGCCATCAAGAATAGTAGAGATTGAAGGCTTCACGGCAACTGTTGATGTAATGGGACTGAGGAAACAGGTCAGTTTAATGTTGCTTCCTGAAGAGCCAAAAATTGGTGATTATGTTCTTGTCCATGCAGGTTTTGCAATAAATAAGATGGAGCCAGCAGAGGCAGAAGAGGCATTGAAAATTTTTGAAAAAATATTCAAAGAAATGGAGGAACAGGAAAAAGCTTGGCAGACAGAAGCTTAG
- a CDS encoding DUF5615 family PIN-like protein: MRFLADENLFEPIIEYLREQGHDVLSIRGRLSGIKDDEVYKIACQQNRIIITMDKDFSKIFRYHPNKLE, encoded by the coding sequence ATGAGATTTCTTGCTGATGAGAACTTATTTGAACCGATTATTGAATACTTGAGAGAACAAGGACATGATGTATTGAGTATACGCGGTAGATTATCAGGGATAAAAGATGATGAAGTGTATAAAATAGCCTGTCAGCAGAATCGCATAATTATTACAATGGATAAAGATTTTTCAAAAATTTTCAGATATCATCCTAATAAGTTAGAATAA
- the pyrE gene encoding orotate phosphoribosyltransferase, translating to MKEKLIKLIYEKAFKYSETPVFKLTSGRLSNYYFNCKAVTFSPEGMYLIGNIIYDMIASLNVKGIGGLTLGADPIASAVAYTSYLRGNPVEAFVVRKKAKEHGTMQWIEGNIKEGDSVVVVDDVITTGSSTIQAITRLKEAGIFVKKVVVLVDRQEGGRENILKFLEECGFPAQLEAVVLRDDVMQFRK from the coding sequence ATGAAAGAAAAACTCATTAAACTTATTTATGAAAAGGCATTTAAATACTCTGAAACACCTGTATTCAAGCTTACCTCTGGAAGGCTAAGTAATTATTATTTTAACTGCAAAGCAGTAACATTTTCTCCAGAAGGAATGTATTTGATAGGCAACATTATTTATGACATGATTGCCAGCCTTAATGTAAAAGGCATCGGAGGGCTTACTCTCGGTGCTGATCCAATTGCCAGTGCTGTAGCCTATACATCCTATCTAAGAGGTAATCCAGTAGAAGCATTCGTCGTAAGAAAAAAAGCAAAGGAACATGGCACAATGCAGTGGATTGAAGGAAATATTAAGGAAGGTGATAGTGTGGTAGTTGTGGATGATGTTATTACAACAGGTAGCTCAACAATCCAGGCAATAACCCGGCTTAAGGAGGCAGGAATTTTTGTAAAAAAGGTTGTGGTTCTTGTTGACAGGCAGGAAGGCGGAAGGGAAAATATATTAAAATTTCTTGAAGAATGCGGATTTCCTGCGCAGCTTGAAGCAGTTGTATTAAGGGATGATGTAATGCAGTTTAGAAAGTGA
- the pyrF gene encoding orotidine-5'-phosphate decarboxylase yields MIDPGRIIVALDFSKKEDALKIVDELEGLINFYKVGLELFLSEGAQILKILKNKGKKVFLDLKFHDIPNTVYKAVKSVLQYEIDMFTVHASGGIEMMQRAVMAVKEYSYRENIPPPKILGVTVLTSLNDEELTQVFSSPVAREVLAKNLALKAKQAELDGVVSAVSSVKTIKELCGKDFTVVTPGIRLKDANFHDQKIVATPYEAFCEGADYIVIGRAITETSPRRAIITMINPQ; encoded by the coding sequence ATGATTGACCCGGGTCGCATCATAGTTGCCCTTGATTTTTCAAAAAAAGAAGATGCTTTAAAGATTGTTGATGAACTCGAAGGGCTTATTAATTTTTACAAAGTAGGACTTGAGCTTTTTCTGAGCGAAGGAGCTCAGATTTTAAAAATTCTCAAAAATAAAGGAAAGAAAGTTTTCCTTGATCTCAAATTTCACGACATTCCCAACACTGTTTACAAAGCTGTAAAATCTGTGCTTCAATATGAGATTGACATGTTTACAGTTCATGCCTCAGGCGGTATTGAAATGATGCAAAGAGCTGTCATGGCTGTAAAAGAATATTCTTACAGAGAAAATATACCACCACCTAAGATTTTAGGGGTTACTGTTTTAACAAGTCTGAACGACGAAGAATTAACTCAGGTGTTTTCTTCCCCAGTTGCCCGGGAAGTTCTTGCTAAAAATTTAGCTTTAAAGGCAAAACAGGCAGAACTGGATGGAGTTGTATCTGCAGTTTCTTCAGTAAAAACCATTAAAGAGCTGTGCGGAAAGGATTTCACTGTTGTAACTCCAGGAATAAGGCTGAAAGATGCTAATTTTCACGATCAAAAAATAGTTGCCACACCTTATGAAGCCTTTTGTGAGGGTGCAGACTACATAGTTATTGGAAGAGCCATTACTGAGACATCACCAAGGAGGGCAATTATTACAATGATAAATCCGCAGTGA
- a CDS encoding hydrogenase small subunit: MERETIYEGLVRKGVSRRDFLKFCASTAAVLGLSSSFVPKIAEAMEKKQKPVVVWLEYQDCAGCSESILRASKPTIGQIVLDVVSLEYHETIMAAAGHQAEKSLHDAIKNYKGKYLVVVEGAIPLKDGGVYCTIGGKSAVDLIKEICKDAMAVIAVGNCACFGGVPAAKPNPTGAVGVMDIIKDKPVINLPGCPLNVENFTATVVYFLTFGKLPAVDKLKRPLFAYGKLIHDNCERRGHFDASEYVKAWGDKGHRQGWCLFQMGCKGPFTNHNCPTIRWNEGVSWPVMAGHPCIGCSEPKFWDNNLYAEAEKNSFYAKAVGLAAMAGIANKVKTE; this comes from the coding sequence ATGGAGAGAGAAACAATCTATGAAGGATTGGTTCGTAAAGGGGTTTCAAGAAGAGACTTCCTTAAGTTTTGTGCTTCTACTGCAGCAGTATTAGGACTTTCCTCTTCTTTTGTTCCAAAGATAGCTGAAGCAATGGAGAAAAAACAAAAACCTGTTGTTGTCTGGCTTGAATATCAGGATTGTGCAGGTTGTTCTGAAAGTATTCTAAGAGCAAGCAAACCAACAATTGGTCAGATTGTTCTTGATGTTGTATCTCTTGAGTATCATGAGACAATTATGGCTGCAGCAGGACATCAGGCAGAAAAATCTCTGCATGATGCAATCAAGAATTACAAGGGTAAGTATTTAGTGGTAGTTGAAGGTGCAATTCCATTGAAGGATGGTGGAGTTTACTGCACAATTGGTGGGAAATCAGCAGTTGATCTCATTAAAGAAATATGTAAAGATGCTATGGCAGTGATTGCCGTTGGAAACTGTGCATGCTTTGGTGGAGTACCAGCAGCAAAGCCAAATCCAACAGGTGCTGTAGGAGTAATGGATATAATTAAGGACAAACCAGTCATTAATCTGCCAGGATGTCCACTTAATGTGGAAAACTTTACTGCAACGGTGGTTTACTTCCTCACTTTTGGAAAACTTCCAGCAGTTGACAAACTCAAAAGACCTCTTTTTGCATACGGAAAACTCATTCACGATAACTGTGAAAGAAGAGGACACTTTGATGCAAGTGAGTATGTAAAAGCATGGGGAGACAAAGGTCACAGACAGGGCTGGTGCTTATTCCAGATGGGTTGTAAAGGTCCATTCACAAATCACAACTGCCCTACGATTAGATGGAATGAGGGTGTTAGCTGGCCGGTGATGGCAGGGCATCCTTGCATCGGTTGTTCAGAGCCAAAGTTCTGGGATAATAATCTGTATGCAGAAGCAGAGAAAAATAGTTTCTATGCTAAAGCAGTTGGTCTTGCTGCAATGGCTGGTATAGCAAATAAAGTAAAAACAGAATAA
- a CDS encoding nucleotidyltransferase domain-containing protein, with protein sequence MSLKSRKEAIKNREIKLYQIPEEEKRKISNIIKSELEEEDRIAFAYLFGSFIENAYFRDIDIAVFVENFKESDWYYYEITLLDKVEKK encoded by the coding sequence GTGAGTCTGAAAAGCAGGAAAGAAGCTATTAAAAATAGAGAAATAAAGCTATACCAGATTCCTGAGGAAGAAAAAAGAAAAATATCTAACATTATAAAATCAGAGCTTGAAGAGGAAGACCGTATTGCGTTTGCCTATTTATTTGGCTCTTTCATTGAGAATGCTTACTTTAGAGATATTGATATAGCTGTTTTTGTTGAAAATTTTAAAGAAAGCGACTGGTATTACTACGAGATTACTTTACTTGATAAAGTAGAAAAAAAGTAA
- a CDS encoding DUF433 domain-containing protein — translation MKVERISVDPQICSGKPCIKGTRIPVHIILELLASGESFEDIKKAYPNITDEDIKACLSYAATLADEEAGVFI, via the coding sequence ATGAAAGTAGAGAGAATTTCAGTGGATCCTCAAATTTGCAGTGGAAAGCCCTGCATAAAAGGAACAAGAATTCCTGTTCATATAATTCTTGAACTCTTGGCTTCAGGAGAAAGTTTTGAAGATATAAAAAAAGCCTATCCTAACATTACAGATGAAGATATTAAGGCATGTTTGAGTTATGCTGCGACTCTTGCTGATGAAGAAGCTGGTGTGTTTATATGA
- a CDS encoding glycine zipper 2TM domain-containing protein, whose translation MKGLALVLAALMLFTVACGQLQQQHYEGAGAGAVVGGIAGALLDKKNPWRGGVIGAGLGAVFGATIADISTRGSREAYQSGRPVEYRTEDGRGYYRAEPASDYYYKDPYTKCRKVSEKVWENGKLVKDTVKEVCESEKQERSY comes from the coding sequence ATGAAGGGATTAGCCCTGGTCTTGGCAGCATTAATGCTTTTTACAGTGGCATGCGGGCAGCTTCAGCAACAACACTATGAAGGAGCAGGTGCAGGTGCAGTGGTTGGTGGGATAGCAGGAGCACTCCTTGACAAAAAAAATCCATGGCGTGGTGGAGTTATCGGTGCGGGATTGGGAGCTGTATTTGGTGCAACTATTGCTGATATTTCAACAAGAGGTTCAAGAGAAGCCTATCAGAGTGGAAGACCTGTTGAATACAGGACTGAAGATGGAAGAGGCTACTACAGAGCAGAACCAGCAAGCGATTACTACTATAAGGACCCTTATACAAAATGCAGAAAAGTATCAGAAAAAGTCTGGGAAAATGGAAAACTTGTGAAAGATACTGTAAAAGAGGTATGTGAGTCTGAAAAGCAGGAAAGAAGCTATTAA
- a CDS encoding diguanylate cyclase, whose amino-acid sequence MNLFVCSNREKFIKKLSDFLKEEVKNLFVSPIDDETIDRIYKSQPDIIILDFCLRTCWKLLKKIVQAPSLREIPLILILRRKDEKTIEKLCNYEIFDYVIEPFLKCEILMKINKASEIVEFKKDFNSLLTKDPLTGAYQRGFLLEKMHEEIQWCNLYKEPLTLAMFDIDFFKKVNDTYGHQTGDKVLIELIHLAHNSMPERALIGRYGGEEFCILLPGTDENTAREILESFREKVEKNDFYTFKGERIKNTISIGFTTYYGEEGYSIDEIIQKADIALYKAKQSGRNRVIFEAIDVE is encoded by the coding sequence ATGAATCTCTTTGTTTGTTCTAATAGAGAAAAATTTATAAAAAAATTGTCTGATTTTCTTAAAGAAGAAGTGAAAAATCTTTTCGTTTCTCCCATTGATGATGAAACTATTGATAGAATTTATAAAAGCCAGCCTGATATAATTATTCTTGATTTTTGCCTGAGGACATGCTGGAAGTTATTGAAAAAAATTGTTCAAGCACCCTCTCTAAGAGAGATTCCATTGATTCTGATATTAAGGAGAAAAGATGAAAAAACCATTGAAAAACTCTGTAACTATGAGATTTTTGACTATGTCATAGAGCCTTTTTTGAAATGTGAAATCTTAATGAAGATAAATAAAGCCAGTGAAATTGTTGAGTTTAAGAAAGATTTTAATAGCCTTCTAACAAAAGACCCTTTAACAGGAGCCTATCAAAGAGGCTTTTTATTAGAAAAGATGCATGAGGAGATTCAGTGGTGCAATCTTTATAAAGAACCTTTAACTCTGGCAATGTTTGACATAGACTTCTTCAAAAAAGTTAATGATACCTACGGGCATCAAACAGGTGATAAAGTTTTAATTGAGTTGATACATCTTGCTCACAATAGCATGCCTGAAAGGGCACTGATTGGAAGATATGGAGGTGAAGAGTTTTGTATTCTTCTGCCAGGCACAGATGAAAATACAGCAAGAGAAATTCTTGAGAGTTTCAGAGAAAAAGTTGAAAAAAATGATTTTTATACATTCAAAGGCGAAAGAATTAAAAACACCATAAGCATAGGATTTACCACATACTATGGAGAAGAGGGATATTCAATTGATGAAATAATCCAGAAAGCGGATATAGCTCTTTACAAAGCAAAGCAGTCAGGAAGAAATAGAGTAATTTTTGAAGCAATTGATGTAGAATAA
- a CDS encoding nickel-dependent hydrogenase large subunit → MARLVIDPVTRIEGHLRVEATVNGGKVKDAWSSCTMWRGMEIVLRGKDPRDAWAYAQRACGVCTTVHAIASVRAVEDAIGAKIPDNARILRNIIMANQNVQDHIIHFYHLHALDWVDVVSALKADPVKTSELAKSISSWPKNSATYFKAVQDKVKAFVESGQLGIFSNAYWGHPAYKLPPEANLMAVAHYLEALDVQREIIKIQALLGAKNPHPQTFVVGGQSTPVDPESQNALNADSIAFMLKYADMALEFVEKVYIPDLLAVASFYKEWAGIGGFNNFLACGDWPDANGKMYLPGGVIKNKNLAKIEPLDHKKFKEYITHSWYKYSKGDVGLHPWEGETTPNYTGPKPPYEYLNVEGKYSWGKAIRYEDLPMEVGPLARMLVAYGLGHKDVKEVVDMVLKKLGVGPEALFSTLGRTAARGIETLLMARKTKDYILELAQNMKKADTKIADTDKWDPKTWPKECKGVGLHDAPRGCLAHFVVIKDGKIANYQMVVPSTWNLSPRDHKGQRGPVEEALVGTPVADSKLPLELLRTIHSYDPCMACGMHMIEVREE, encoded by the coding sequence ATGGCAAGGTTAGTCATTGATCCTGTAACAAGGATTGAGGGGCATTTAAGAGTAGAAGCCACCGTGAATGGTGGAAAGGTAAAAGATGCCTGGTCTTCCTGCACAATGTGGCGTGGTATGGAAATTGTCCTCAGAGGGAAAGATCCAAGAGATGCATGGGCATACGCACAGAGAGCATGCGGTGTTTGTACCACTGTTCATGCAATTGCATCAGTAAGAGCAGTTGAAGATGCAATTGGAGCAAAGATTCCAGATAATGCGAGAATCTTAAGAAACATTATAATGGCAAATCAGAATGTTCAGGACCACATTATTCATTTCTATCATCTTCATGCACTTGACTGGGTTGATGTTGTTTCAGCATTAAAGGCAGATCCTGTTAAAACATCAGAGCTTGCAAAGAGCATATCTTCATGGCCCAAGAATTCTGCCACATACTTCAAGGCAGTTCAGGATAAAGTCAAGGCTTTTGTAGAGTCAGGGCAGCTTGGAATATTCAGCAATGCCTACTGGGGACATCCAGCATATAAACTTCCACCAGAAGCAAACTTAATGGCAGTTGCCCACTATCTTGAGGCACTGGATGTTCAGAGAGAGATAATCAAGATTCAGGCACTTCTTGGTGCAAAGAATCCTCATCCACAGACATTTGTTGTTGGTGGACAGTCAACACCAGTTGACCCGGAAAGCCAGAATGCACTTAATGCCGACAGTATTGCATTTATGCTCAAGTATGCTGATATGGCTCTTGAGTTTGTTGAGAAGGTCTATATACCTGATCTTCTTGCAGTTGCTTCATTTTATAAAGAATGGGCTGGAATTGGTGGATTTAATAACTTCCTTGCTTGTGGAGACTGGCCTGATGCAAATGGCAAGATGTATCTGCCAGGTGGAGTTATTAAGAACAAGAATTTGGCAAAGATAGAACCATTAGACCACAAAAAATTCAAAGAGTATATTACACATTCATGGTATAAATACTCAAAAGGTGATGTAGGACTTCATCCATGGGAAGGTGAGACAACACCCAACTATACTGGACCAAAACCTCCTTATGAATATCTAAATGTTGAAGGAAAATACAGCTGGGGTAAAGCAATCAGATACGAAGACCTTCCAATGGAAGTAGGTCCTCTTGCAAGAATGCTTGTTGCCTATGGACTAGGGCATAAGGATGTAAAGGAAGTTGTTGACATGGTTCTTAAGAAACTCGGAGTAGGACCTGAGGCATTGTTCTCCACACTTGGAAGAACCGCTGCAAGAGGAATTGAGACTTTGCTCATGGCAAGAAAGACAAAGGATTATATCCTTGAGCTTGCCCAGAATATGAAAAAAGCAGATACAAAGATAGCTGACACCGACAAGTGGGATCCGAAAACATGGCCCAAAGAGTGTAAAGGAGTAGGATTACACGATGCACCTCGTGGATGTCTTGCTCACTTTGTTGTTATAAAAGATGGAAAGATTGCAAACTATCAGATGGTTGTTCCATCAACATGGAATCTTTCACCAAGAGACCATAAAGGGCAGCGTGGTCCTGTTGAAGAAGCACTTGTTGGCACACCTGTTGCCGATTCCAAACTTCCTCTTGAACTTTTGAGAACCATACATTCTTATGATCCATGTATGGCATGCGGAATGCACATGATTGAGGTGAGAGAAGAATAG
- a CDS encoding ATP-binding protein, which produces MVSELLIFLIFLLILIILIMAGRIKTLSQRIQTLRSEKNLYELPQIKSPQSFETVLKSITEGLLIIDPRGYIMLANQSLRDILKIDEPPEGKPVIEVIRNIDLINLISSAMSEKQDLTEEITVKKGGKDIYLLAKAMPVIDSGSVSFLIILLHDISRLKQLENIRRDFVANVSHEFKTPVTAIKGYAEALLDGAIDDRENAKKFIQIIKNQADRLDALVEDLLTLSRIESGDIKIEKQKILLESLVDSVFEIFKDRAEKKGLILEKEIPSETFIYADKNRFTQIMVNLIDNAIKFTEKGLVKVRFFKENDKEILSVEDTGIGIPKDYLHRIGERFYRVDRARSRQLGGTGLGLAIVKHLVLAHGWQFKIDSEVDKGTEVKIIIHKKF; this is translated from the coding sequence ATGGTATCGGAACTTTTAATATTTCTGATTTTTCTTTTAATTCTTATAATTTTGATAATGGCAGGCAGAATAAAAACGCTTTCTCAAAGAATACAGACTCTGCGGTCTGAGAAAAATCTTTATGAATTACCTCAAATCAAATCACCTCAAAGCTTTGAAACAGTTTTGAAATCAATAACAGAAGGACTTCTTATAATTGATCCCAGAGGTTATATAATGCTTGCAAATCAAAGCCTTAGAGATATTTTAAAGATAGACGAACCTCCGGAAGGAAAACCTGTAATTGAGGTTATTAGAAACATAGATTTAATAAATCTTATAAGCTCAGCAATGAGTGAAAAACAGGATTTGACCGAAGAAATTACAGTTAAAAAAGGAGGAAAAGACATATATCTTCTTGCCAAAGCAATGCCTGTGATTGATTCAGGTAGTGTATCTTTTTTAATAATTCTTCTTCATGATATAAGCAGACTTAAACAACTTGAAAATATAAGAAGAGATTTTGTTGCAAATGTTTCTCATGAATTTAAAACTCCTGTTACTGCTATAAAAGGCTATGCAGAAGCTCTTCTTGATGGAGCCATTGATGACAGAGAGAATGCAAAAAAATTTATTCAGATCATAAAAAATCAGGCAGACAGACTTGATGCACTTGTGGAAGACCTGTTGACTCTTTCAAGAATTGAATCAGGAGATATAAAAATTGAAAAGCAAAAGATACTGCTTGAGAGTCTGGTAGACTCAGTTTTTGAGATTTTTAAAGACAGGGCAGAAAAAAAGGGACTTATCTTAGAAAAAGAAATTCCTTCAGAAACATTTATTTACGCTGATAAAAACAGATTCACTCAGATAATGGTAAACCTCATAGACAATGCCATAAAATTTACTGAAAAAGGCTTAGTAAAAGTGAGATTTTTTAAAGAAAATGATAAAGAAATTCTTTCAGTGGAAGATACAGGAATTGGAATTCCAAAGGATTATCTTCATAGAATTGGAGAAAGATTTTATAGAGTTGACAGAGCTCGTTCAAGACAGCTTGGAGGAACAGGATTGGGGTTGGCTATAGTTAAACACCTTGTTTTAGCTCATGGATGGCAGTTTAAAATTGACAGTGAGGTGGATAAAGGAACAGAAGTAAAAATTATCATTCATAAAAAATTTTAA
- a CDS encoding sulfurtransferase TusA family protein, translating to MADRSLDFSGLKCPIPVLKLSAVYPEFKKGEVIEVIGDCPTFEKDIKAWCQKLGKTILNIEKFGNKLKVTIRI from the coding sequence TTGGCAGACAGAAGCTTAGATTTTTCAGGATTAAAATGTCCCATCCCTGTTCTTAAACTAAGTGCTGTTTATCCAGAATTCAAAAAGGGCGAAGTTATAGAAGTAATAGGAGACTGCCCTACCTTTGAAAAAGACATAAAAGCCTGGTGCCAGAAGCTTGGCAAAACAATCCTTAACATAGAAAAATTCGGAAATAAACTAAAGGTTACGATAAGGATTTAG
- a CDS encoding ATP-binding protein, with translation MEQYPCPYGGYLKCNNPLCEYRHSLSEVLHLCSDVLLKIAEGDTSYKIDLQCERYAVQRLINSINKVSEELSAMIELTHELAIGICEHFDVLRSIHEGDFTATASEDSPVEIVRMLGQLINKQKETFMKFISDIKKQDEEILHLYEQQKTIISSVGVAIIVVEEDMTIEFTNEEFEALTGYKKEEIEGKMKWTEFFAEEMLEKMIEYYKLRRISPSLAPRQYESKLKDRNGKVRDVLLSVAMIPYTKKSVASIIDISERKKIQEQIIHSQKMESLGVLSGRVAHEFNNILTGIIGFAGLLHTKIEEPALKNFVEKILDAGERARDLAKKLLTFSRKEEVGEVQKISLNKYLKEFSDFVRPIIGKDIELKLHFPEEEIFYKIDKTHLEVILMNLVTNARDAMPEGGKLSIGLKEIYIDAEYSYTHPLVKPGDYVLLCVSDTGKGMDEETKQKIFEPFFTTKPKGKGTGLGLATVFGLVRQYDGHIHVYSEPSKGTTFKIYLPAKDRKTKHSIDPEVLKGKETILVVDDDEQTRGFVSSFLKEYGYTVYEAKNGDEALELYEKHKDEIALCLIDLVMPGIPGIEVMRHIKRIKPEAKVIIMSGHPVQLKDVISVEKTVSPEEILFKIRNTIDEKE, from the coding sequence ATGGAACAGTATCCCTGTCCTTATGGTGGATATCTTAAGTGCAATAATCCCTTATGCGAATATAGACATAGTTTAAGTGAGGTCCTTCATCTTTGTTCTGATGTTCTATTAAAGATTGCCGAGGGAGATACTTCTTATAAAATAGACCTTCAGTGTGAAAGATATGCAGTTCAAAGACTTATCAATTCCATAAACAAAGTTTCAGAAGAACTCTCTGCAATGATAGAGCTTACTCATGAGCTTGCAATTGGAATCTGTGAGCATTTTGATGTATTAAGAAGCATTCATGAAGGAGACTTTACAGCAACTGCATCTGAAGACTCTCCTGTGGAAATCGTAAGAATGCTCGGTCAGTTGATTAATAAACAAAAAGAAACATTCATGAAATTTATCAGTGACATTAAAAAACAAGATGAAGAAATTCTTCATCTTTATGAACAACAAAAGACAATTATATCATCCGTAGGAGTTGCAATTATAGTTGTTGAAGAAGATATGACCATTGAATTCACCAATGAAGAATTTGAGGCTTTAACGGGATATAAAAAAGAAGAGATTGAAGGTAAAATGAAGTGGACAGAGTTTTTTGCTGAGGAGATGCTTGAAAAAATGATAGAGTATTACAAATTAAGAAGAATCTCTCCATCCCTTGCTCCAAGGCAGTATGAATCAAAACTGAAGGACAGAAACGGAAAAGTTAGAGATGTCCTTTTAAGTGTAGCAATGATTCCCTATACGAAAAAATCAGTCGCCTCAATAATAGACATCTCAGAGAGAAAAAAGATACAGGAACAGATAATTCATTCCCAAAAAATGGAATCCTTAGGTGTTCTTTCAGGAAGGGTTGCCCATGAGTTTAACAACATTCTTACTGGAATAATAGGATTTGCAGGGCTTCTTCATACAAAAATAGAAGAGCCAGCTCTTAAAAACTTTGTTGAAAAAATCCTTGATGCTGGAGAAAGAGCAAGAGATCTGGCAAAGAAACTACTCACATTCAGCAGAAAAGAGGAAGTTGGAGAAGTTCAGAAAATCAGTTTAAATAAGTATCTTAAAGAGTTTTCAGATTTTGTAAGACCAATTATCGGGAAAGATATTGAGTTAAAACTCCATTTTCCTGAGGAAGAAATTTTTTATAAAATAGATAAAACTCATCTTGAAGTAATTCTTATGAATCTCGTTACAAATGCCCGTGATGCAATGCCAGAAGGAGGAAAGCTTTCAATAGGGCTTAAAGAAATCTATATAGATGCTGAGTATTCTTACACTCATCCTCTTGTAAAGCCAGGGGATTATGTTCTTCTGTGTGTTTCTGATACAGGAAAAGGAATGGATGAAGAGACAAAGCAAAAAATATTTGAACCCTTTTTTACAACAAAACCAAAAGGTAAAGGAACAGGTTTAGGACTTGCTACTGTTTTCGGACTTGTAAGGCAGTATGATGGACACATTCATGTTTATAGTGAGCCAAGCAAAGGAACAACATTTAAGATATATTTACCGGCAAAAGACAGGAAAACAAAACATTCCATAGATCCTGAAGTTTTGAAGGGCAAAGAAACAATTCTCGTTGTTGATGATGACGAGCAGACGAGAGGATTTGTCTCATCCTTTCTTAAAGAATACGGTTATACTGTTTATGAAGCTAAAAATGGAGATGAAGCTTTAGAGCTTTATGAAAAACACAAGGATGAGATTGCCCTTTGTCTTATTGACCTTGTTATGCCAGGAATTCCTGGAATTGAAGTTATGAGACATATTAAGAGAATAAAACCAGAGGCAAAGGTTATCATAATGAGCGGTCATCCAGTGCAACTTAAAGATGTTATCTCTGTAGAAAAAACCGTATCTCCTGAGGAGATTTTATTTAAAATAAGAAACACAATTGATGAGAAGGAGTAG